The Kogia breviceps isolate mKogBre1 chromosome 2, mKogBre1 haplotype 1, whole genome shotgun sequence genome segment GGGTGCGAGTAGGGGAGTGGGGAGCTTCCTGACACTCCTGGAAGCAAACTAAACCCTGTCGGTTTCACTCACCTCTCCCCTACCAGGTCCTGCCCCCCCCAGGCCCCTCTGCCCTGGGGCTCCCAGGCCAGCTAGCACCCCCTGCAAGGAGGGGCTTATTCCCAGAAAATGTTCCTGGGTCCTTTAGAAGCAGCTCCGCTGTGATGATTTTACCCAGTTTCTCTTCTCTGCCTGTAATCCAGATGACAGAGAGAGTCCCTGTCATGGGCTCTGGGGACCGCCTCTCCAGCCTACCACACCTGGGAACCCCAGACCCACTGTGGGTAGGATGCGTGTTCTGAGCTGTCCCCCACAGAGGGCACAGATGGCTGAGGCGGCCGGGGCACTCACAAGACAGTTGCTCAGAACACAGCACGCCGCGTGGTGTTCAGATTGGTCTGTGCTGACGGGTAGGATGAAGGTCGTTGGCCACATGGGGTTGAACCTTAGAGTGACCTGCCAGGACATAgtggcccctgccccccaccctgtgCACACCAGTCAGCGGGCTGAGGTGTCCCTTTCTGTCCCGTTAGGTGGTACAGGACTGCGTGTGCCTGCGCGTGTTTGCCCCTAGACTTTGATGTTCTCTAAACAATGGAAACTAGAGCCAAGCCCACAATCCAGCCACCACGAGTCTGTGTGGGAAGGCCAGTGAACATTCTGGCAGTCTGCTAACCTAAACCACTCACCCAGAGGTTTTCTACAAGGCTGCTGGGTGTTTTCGTTTTCTAAAACGACCAATAAAATCACTCTGAGTTGGTTCATCTAGTCAGCTCTTGTCCTCATGGCCTGGCCATTCAGCCAGTGGGAGCTGCAACCGAGAAAACGCTGCTGAAAAGGTTCCACCTTAAGAAGGCTGCCAGACACCCCCTTAAATATGCCTTTTCCCAGCATCCCAGGCTCTGTGTTGATCCTTACTTCCTGTCTTtcttctccacccaccacccaccccaccccccaaacacacagacacacacacacacacacacacacgtgcgcgcgcgcacacacaccctccctctctccccatcctcctttTCCAGTTTGCTTCCCTCTGGAGTCCTTCCGTGCTCCAGAGCTGGAAAGCAGATGTGAGCAGAGTTGGACCCAAACACACACAGCCTCTCCTGATtcacttgcatctccctgcctggAATCTAATTTTATCCATGTAACACCGAAGGAACACatcaaggtttttttgtttttgttcttttttttttttgcggtacgcgggcctctcactgttgtggcctctcccgttgtggagcacaggctccggacgcgcaggctcagcagccacgtcttacgggcccaggcgctccgcagcatgtgggatcttcccggaccggggtacaaacccgcatcccctgcatcggcaggcggactctcaaccactgcgccaccagggaagccccacacatcaAGGTTTAGAATGGGAGCCCTCAGGATAGTGAGCAGTCCTGACCATCACTCCCAGGAGACCTCGCTCCCCATCTCCGCACAGGTGCTCCCAGTGGCTGGCAGGTTCATCATCTTTCTTCCAAGATGAAGGGCACCAAGTTCTGGGCCAGATGCTGCCAaaagctagctgtgtgaccctctgctacttgctttgcttttctgagccttggttgTTGGTATATGTAAGATTAGGTATCTTTACTAGTTGCTTCCATCCACCCCTGGAATTCTGTGCTTCTGCCTGCCAGCTCCCTGACTTCCATCCATTTGTTCACCGATGTCTGCCTTCCAAGCCCCAAAACGGGTAGAGCTTGGGTCAGCCTGCCTGCACATTCATGTGACGTGAACATAAGAAGCCGCCTCCTACCTGAACTTTCCAGCAAAGCTCAAACACATTAGAAACTTGAActttcacatttcctttcctccTACCTAATAAGCCCCCAAGAACAAGGTCAGATCAGGGAGGCAGGGGGCCGGGGATTATCAGACATCTGGCATGGAGGAGCCATTCCAGAGAGCCAGATGTGTCCCAGGGAGCAGGCAGGGACATTGCACCTCGGACTGCAGGGCATTGGCCAGGAATTGCTGGACCAGGAAGTAAGTTCTCAGTGGGTTTGGGTAGAAGCTCAACACCATGAGGGAAAAAGGCAAGAACTTGTTTTCAGAAGTCAGCAAATCCCCTAAAATTAAGTCGGCCCTGTCATTTGCCTTTTGCTCTGTTtatgggtttttggttttgttttgtttcattttgtttttgttttgccataCCAAAGGCTTTAATTTTATCCAGTCATGTGCTTTATTTAGTCTTTTCATTTATGGTTTCTGCTTTTGGAGTTCCACTCAGAAAGATTTTCTCAGCCCCCAAGATTAAGCAAATATTCACGACTTGCATTTGTAAGTGTGCTATATGGTTGTAAGGCCAGAGTCTCACTTGTTTTTCCTAACTGGATCATCAGTTATCCCCAAATCACTCATTGAATAATCCACCCTCACCCCACTACTTTGAAGCGTCACCTTTAGCGTTAGTCTGTCCGTGGACTTGTTCTGTGAACTTGATCTGTTTGCTCCTCCTGCAGTGGTGCCGATACTTTTCCCACTTGGTCACTCACTCTTTATACACGTCTTCCTAGTTGGTCTCAATATGTCTATCCTTCTGGATAAATGTTTGCAGCTACTCTATCCCAgcattttgcagaagagaaaaaaattgagctCCAGGGTAGGGACTTGTCCGAAGTACCATAGGCCAGAACTCGGGTTTCCTAACCCCCACCTATGCTGCCTCTTCACCTCTCTGATCATACTTCCCTTTCTGACTGGGCATTTAACTCTATACACCCTCTCATTTCTTATCTCTAGAATTGCCCTCTGCTGTGGTGAGGTAGTAGGCCATTGCAAAGTCTACCTTTTAGGCAACCCCAAATCTGAGGAATCTTCTCAGCTCAATGTCCCATGTTTGCCTGACGTTGCAAACAATGAGAGCCCACACCAAGAGGGATCAGGCAAAGAACtaggagacagagaggaagaagtGGTGTTCCCGATGTCTTTCCATTGGCCCTCGTTCCCGTTCTCTCCAGAGCAGTGGCTTTGCCAAGTGTCTTACCGAGCGCAGCAGAGAAAGCTCAGCTGGGCAAGGCCCGATGGAGCCTGGGGCCCGGACAGGGCGCTCTCATGATGCCATGTCCCACTCCTCCCTGCAGATACCTGGGCAAAGAGGGCTGGGCACCAGCATCCTACCTGAAGAAAGCCAAGGATGACCTGCCAGCACGGAAGAAGAATCTGGCAGGCCCGGTGGAGATCATCGGGAACATCATGGAGATCAGCAACCTGCTGAACAAAAAGGCGTCCGGGGACAAGGAGACCACCCCAGCTGAAGGCGAGGGCCCAGAGGCCCCCATCACCAAGAAGGAGATCAGCCTGCCCATCCTCTGCAATGCTTCCAACGGCAGCGCCCTGGGTGTCCCCGAGAGGACCGTCTCCAAGCTGGCCCAGGGCTCCCCAGCCGTGGCCAGGATTGCCCCTCAGAGGGCCCAGATCAGTAAGAGCCTCGCTGATCCCCGGGTCCTTGCCGCACAGCTCTTTAGAGAAGGGGCGTGAGGTGCAAGGAAAGCCtaagggaggcgggggggcggtgtGTGTGCATGATCCCCATATTATTCTCTTCCTGAGATGTAGGTTGACCCCTGACCCCAGGCTCGCTTTGCCAGCTTGTCTTATGCTAATCACAAGCATGGACAAGGCAATTCCTTCCAACTCTTCCACCGAAGGTAAATTGCATGCATATATAAGCTGGTAGCATCCCCTCCTCCTCTAGTGGGGAGCCATGAATGGTCACGCTGCAGATAAGTCACCTGGGCTGTGAAATGTGTCCCTCGATGCAAGGCTGCTCTGTGAGTGACAGCCGATAGAAGATCATCTTGCTGAGCCTTACCCCTTCTTCGCTATTGTCTTCCTCCAGTTACCGGAAATCTAAGACACTCGGAAGGGTGACTGTACCTCCCTCCACAAGCACTTTTAAGCAGCATTCTTCCGGAATCTTCTCCTTTCATACAGGAGAAACCCTGCTGCTGGCCCCTCCAAATCTCTAGCATCTCTGGGGCAAGGATGCCTGTGGTTGAGGGTTAAACCGTTCTGTATTATGAGACCAGCTTCTGTTTGTGTCCAGCCATTCTTAAAATCTGGAGGAAAGCTGTTTTTTAGTTTAGTTCTGAACTTGGTTACATTAGCTTTATGCCTGAAACCTTCTGAGCAGTCAGTCGGGAGCTGTTTGGGGGGCACTTCCTCTTGCGTAGCACTGTGCTAGCTTCCAAGGATTTGGTAGTGAGCGAAAAACAGACATGGTCTCTTCTCCTAAATTTGGAAATCTGATAAAGCTATCTACCCTTTCCCCTGAAAAAAGCCCCTATGTCTGTACATTTTGAAATGTGCGTATCATTTTAGGGGATTCGCGGATCCCCTTGAAGCACAGCTAAGGAAGCTTAAAGATCTCTCACTTCCACTGAAGAAGCCCAGCTATCGTGCCTGTGGTGACCGAGAGCATGAGTTCCTCATAAATGTGGGAGGAGAGCAGGAACTTCCGAGCATCAGGAGGTCACACCCAAGGAAGGCAGGGAAGGCACTGTGTCTGGCTGCGATTTCTGAAGCCCTGTTTCTTCTCCTAGGCTCCCCGAACCTCAGGACAAGGCCTCCCCCTCGCAGAGAGTCCAGCTTGGTATGAGTGctcagtttcttctctctttctcgtTCCCTTTCCTGGGTGCACTGTAGCAGCTTCCAGTAACTGGCTGTTTCAGTGCAGAGTCTGTTGGTCCAGAGCTTCCCCGGGGCCATGCTGGAGCTTCCATCTTTgtggggctggaggcagggagggaagccTGGGGAACCCAGCCTTCCTGGGGCCTAGCTGGACAGTTTTTAATCGAAAACACACTGCACTCTAAAGCTAAATAAATCCAGCCCAGCCAGGGCACTGGCAGACATAAACATTTAGACTGGCTGGCGAGAGTGTCCAACCGGGGCATTGCCAGGGGCGGGAAATAGGGTTGCTGTCCATGTGAGCCTGGAAGACTTTCAGCTTTGCCTTCCTTGCCCAGGAGTGCCCAGTGGATGCCAGAACCTGGGAGGGCACAGGGCAGACCAGTGAGCATCCTctctggggaggagggtggtAAATGGCAGGGACTGGTTTATGCTGAAGCTCAAAGAGGCTCAATGCTGCCGGGGTCTGTGGCGCCTGTAGGTGGGGTTTCCTGGCATCCAGACTGCCACGGAGGTGGATGTGCCTTCAGGGTGCTGGGGCTTTGGGTGAGAGGTGGCAGACCGAGAGCCCTAGAACCAAGAACTGTCATCTGGGTCAGTGGGATGCCGTGGAAAGAATGGGACTTCAGGCCTGCCAGGCATGGATTCATACTCCGTTTCTGACACTGAGAAACAGCAAGCCCGCTGCCAGGTTGCTTACCCTCcacgggcctcagtttccttatttataagaaGGGGACGGTGACAGTGCTAGCCATCTCCTAGGGCTGTTGTAAGGACGGGATGAGATGGTGTAGGCAGAGGGCTGGCCATCGACTTTCCACTTCCTCTGTCAGCTCTCTGTGCACTACGTGTGGACAAGGATTCTGAAGTCACATCTGGGCTTAGCGAGATTTACTGTGGTTTGTGACATCCGCCCCAGGGGGGCGGACAGCAGCAGTCACTGGAAGAGCTGGCCTTCCAGAAACAGGATTTTTGAAGATTTGGTATTCTTAGAGAGCCTGGTCAGGAGAGTGGTCTCTTGGGGAGACACCCTGAGACTCAGGTGATTGCTACATCCTCAGGTCAGCTGCTCTCCACCTGGTGTAACCACCACACTCACCTCGGTTAGGTTCTGATCAGGTGGATCTTGCTGACTTGAGTCCTTTCTCTGCCTCAGGGGTTCCAGCTGCCAAAGCCGCCAGAGCCCCCTTCTGTTGAGGTAGAGTACTACACCATTGCCGAATTCCAGTCGTGCATTTCTGACGGGATCAGTTTTCGAGGCGGACAGAAGGCAGAGGTAAGCCTTGGGCCATGGGGCTAAGGGTTATAATTCATGATGGTCAAACACCTCCCATGTTTCCCATTTATGTCTTGCGACATTCCTGAGGGGCGGGCAGGAAAGGTGCAGAAACAGGACCCACAGGGATTAGAATTTGCCTAAAGCCAGTAAGTGCCACAGCCAGGACTAGAACCCATGGCTCACGTCTCCACCCAGCTCCCGTCCcagcagtgtttcccaaagcaTATTATAGGAGCTTGTGATGGGGGCACTTGAAACAAAGGGCCTCTGGGGCTGAGTGAGTTTGGAGGACAGTGAGTTAAACAAAACCCAACCagctttgttgttttaattgcaGAACTTCTCAAAGCCTAGATATGGGGGCGTTACTGTGTGTCTCTAAGAGGGGACTGGAATAGGCAGTATCACCTAGATTCCTCTCCCAGGAGCTCCTGGGGGCCAGGGTTCCACAAGACCCATATTACGAAGTGCTGCTGTTGGGAGAATGTAGTCCAGACAGCCGGAGTAAGGCACTGAGGACCCCAGTTCTGGCCATGTCCACACCACAGGCACCCCTGACATTTGATGCAGTCACTTCTCCCCCAGGTTTTGATGATTTCTCTCTGCAAATGGGTAGTAGAccctctcctgctccctcccAGCCAGTCTCCTAGCATTTATGAAACCCCACTTTGTGGCCAGCGCTGAACACGGCACTCCAGGGGCCACAGAAGATCTGTGGCTCAGATCTTTCTCTTGAGTGGCTCTGTGTAGTAATGGAGTTAAGTCCAATTAATACCTGTAAAACCATCAGAAGAGTGATTGGGCAGTCTCTGCCCATTGAAGAGGTGATATCCCCCATGTGAATGTTTTAAACCACATGCCTGGAACTTAGAACTAAATTTCTAAGATAAATCATTCTCTCAGTGGTGCTTATGCTTCCAGAAGAGCCTATGAAGCTCATAATATAAGAGAACTGACATACTTAGGATCTACCCACGTGTGCATTTTGAGTATGGAGTGGGCAAAGTGAAGGGTGGAGTATAGCACCCAAGGCAGGGCGGGGGCTGCAGAGGGCTGGCCTCCGGCAGACCTTGCCTTTGGTGGTCtctatcctcccttccttccttgcccCTCTTCCCCCAGTGCCGGTGCTTTCaagcttcccttcccctccctgggaCCTCTTCCTCCAGCAGTGTTCCACCATTCAAAATTACAGTTGTTCCTCGGGATCCGTGGGGGATTAGTTCCATGACCCCCAATGGACACCCAAACCCTGGGATGCTCAAGGCCCTTATATAAAATCGTAGtgcagttggccctccatatccagggATGCGGAACCTGCACACATGGAAGGACGACTGCCTCTTCCATTTGTACTCCCCGATCCAAACGGACCTCAGTACAGCCAGCAACCACACTCCTGGGCTCTCTCCAGTCTCAAATAGCAGTTAAGAAAGAAGCTCCTTGAATGAGTTTATACTAACAGGGAAATGACTGAGAGGCCCTAGCCTTCCCCGAGGAAGCCATTCAACTCAAAGAAATCTCCTCGGCTGGTAGGATTTCAGTGGGATTCCACGTGTAGTGAAATGACCATGAGCAATGGGGAAACCAGGGAGGTCCGGCCTCAGCCTTACCTCCAGGTTCCGCTCACCCACACCCTCCTATTCTCTTCTGCCCTGAGAGACCCTTTCCAGGGTCACCGAGGGAGGGCCTAGCAGTGTGGGGGTGAGAGGATGGAAGTGGTGGAATGGCAGTCTTTTGTACGTATGGGTCCGTGCTGAGAGGGGTTTTGTAGGGACTGGGAACAGTGCATCTCCCAAGTGTAGTAGCTCAGCGGGAGGAGAAGTGAGGGTCTGGAGAGGAGGCCAGCTCAACCAGGGTGTTGGAGGAGACTTGGAAGAGCAGCAGAGAGGGGCCTTGGAGAGTGGGAGCCCCGCCATCCAGGAGATGACAGAGACCTGGGTTTGCATGCCGGCCCATAACTTCCTACGTTGGGTCCTGGGCCACTTACTCAGTGGCTCAGTTCACTCATCTGGGAAATGAAGATAATGTCTCCTAGAGCCAAAGGGTGAAGCTCCCaccctggcacatggtagggcCCCAGCGGTCCTCCCAGCTCACTGGCCTGTCTGCCCCTTCCCCCAGGTCATCGACAAGAACTCGGGTGGCTGGTGGTACGTGCAGATCGGTGAGAAGGAGGGCTGGGCCCCGGCGTCGTACATCGATAAGCGCAAGAAGCCCAACCTGAGCCGCCGCACGAGCACTCTGACGCGGCCCAAGGTGCCCCCACCGGCACCACCCAGCAAGCCCAAGGAGGCCGAGGAGGGTCTGGCAGGCGCTGGTGAGAGCCAGGACTCCCCGCCGAGGCTCAGGTACGAGGAGCCCGAGTATGACATCCCTGCCTTTGGCTTCGACTCAGAGCCAGAGCTGAGTGAGGAGCCCGCAGAGGACGGCGGCTCGGGGGACAGGCGGCCCGGCCAGCCCCGCAGGCCCTCGCCCGCCTTCTCGCTGCAGCGCGCCCGCTTCAAGGTGGGCGGATCCGCAGAGGACGTGGCCCTGGAGGAGGAGACCATCTATGAGAACGAGGGCTTCCGGGCATGTGCAGAGGATGCCCTGTCGGCCAGGCGCTCCTCCCGGGACAGTGACTCCCCAGGCGGCTCCCCGCTGTCCCTTGCCAGGAAAAACTCCCCCAAATCGGGCTCCCCCAAATCGTCGTCGCTCTTGAAGCTCAAGGCAGAGAAGAACGCCCAGGCGGAATTGGGGAAGAACCACTCCTCGGCCTCCTTTTCCTCGTCCATCACCATCAACACCAcctgctcttcctcttcctcctcttcctcctcatccctGTCCAAGAACAGTGGGGACCTGAAGCCCCGTTCTGCCTCGGACGCAGGCATCCGCGGCACTCCCAAGGTCGGAGCGAGGAAGGATGCTGACCTGAAGACTGGGCTGACCTCCTGTGCCCGGGCCAAGCCATCAGTTCGGCCCAAGCCGTTCCTGAACCGCACAGAGTCCCAGAGTCAAGAGAAGATGGACATCAGCACTTTACGGCGCCAGCTGAGGCCCACTGGCCAGCTCCGCGGTGGCCTCAAGGGCTCCAAGAGCGAGGATTCGGAGCTGCCCCCCCAGATGGCCTTCGAGGGTCCCAGTGAGGGCTCCAGGAGAGGCTCGGCCGACCTCATCACCCTCCCTGCTGCCACACCCCCGTGTCCCACCAAGAAGGGGTGGGAAGGGCAGGCCACCTCCTACACGACATGTAGCGCCTACCAAAAGGTCCAGGACTCGGAGATCAGCTTCCCGGCAGGCGTGGAGGTGCAGGTGCTTGAGAAGCTGGAAAGTGGCTGGTGGTACGTGAGGTTTGGGGAGCTGGAGGGCTGGGCCCCCTCCCACTATTTGGTGCTCTGTGAGAACGAGCAGTTCGACCCCCCTGGCAAAGAGCTGGACACAGTGGCCACCAAGAGCAAGCAGAACGAGGGCAAGTCAGACAGCCTGGAAAAGATCGAGAAGCGGGTCCAAGCGCTGAACACTGTCAACCAGAGCAAGAGGGCCACGCCGCCCATCCCCTCCAAGCCTCCCGGGGGCTTCGTCAAGACCTCGGGTGCCGGGGCGGTGAAGATGAGAAATGGCGTGCGGCAGGTGGCCGTGAGGCCCCAGTCGGTGTTCGTGTCCCCACCGCCCAAGGACAGCAACCTGTCCTGTGCCCTGAGGAGGAATGAGTCGCTGACGGCCACCGACGGCCTCCGAGGCGTCCGCCGGAACTCCTCCTTCAGCACCGCCCGCTCGGCAGCCGCAGAAGCCAAGGGCCGCCTGGTCGAACGGGCCGCCagccagggctcggaccctcctctgctgcccactcAGCGCAACGGCATCCCGGTGTCCCCTGTGCGCCCCAAGCCCATTGAGAAGTCCCAGTTCATCCACAACAACCTCAAAGACGTGTACGTCTCGATCGCAGACTACGAGGGGGACGAGGAGACGGCGGGCTTCCAGGAGGGCGTGTCCATGGAGGTCCTGGAGAGGAACCCCAATGGCTGGTGGTACTGCCAGATTCTGGACGGGGTGAAGCCCTTCAAAGGCTGGGTGCCCTCCAACTACCTGGAGAAAAAGAACTAATGaggggtgttggggggggggggcgaagtCCTTCCAGCCTCAGTATGGGTGAGCTGTGAGATAAgacaaaagggaaagggaaaatgggagggggtggggaggacaacGTTAAACCTGCAGAATGTGGGACCTCGAAGACACTCCCCTCCAGGCTGGCCCCCAGCTGGAAGGTAGGGTCCGGCGGGGGCCCACATGGAGCAGGGAGTGGAAGGGGCAGGGGTGTCCTGGGCCTGGAACCAGAGGCAAGAAAGCTGAGCCTCACATGTGCACCCTGGGGACTTTGCTGATGGACTCGGCACCATTTGGGACAGGCCACGTAGGAAACCCCAATTTGTGCCTTGGCTGCAAATCTGGAAAAGGTGTGGTTGTGCGGGCCTCCCGTGCCCTGCCCCTGCCTAGCCTGGTTTCCATTGCTGGCATCTTGTAGTAGCCCCGGAAGTAGCCCTTGTATCATCCTTAATCTATGTTTGTGATTTATGCTGGTTTCCCAGGAATCGCTGCTGCCTGCCACGGGTGGGTGTGGTAGGAGATACCACTGGCTCCGGGGCTTGGAGGCATCTCCTGTGAGCTCAGGCTGTCCCTGGGCCAGGCCACTGTGTCTTGTTAGTTGAAGAAAAAGCAGTTCCCCAGCTGCCAGCAAGGACCACCATTCTTAGCCGTCACTGCTGCTGGCCTTGAGAAGAGAGAGCCTCCCCTGCCTGGGGCACCCCTGTGGAGGACCCCCAGCCCCAGTGTTGACAGAGAGGGCAGGCAGAGCTGTCGGTCTTTTCACAGTCTGCACAgactttattttggatatttctgGGTGGGCAGTTCTTTTGCAAGTTTGGGGAGAGGTGTATTGCTTTGGGCCTTCTATGTCAGGCCTTGGGTTTTGGTCTTATTTTAGGAGTTGTTTGGGGACCCAAGGGCGGTCAGCCTCACGGGACGGGATGGGTAGTGCATGGCCTTTCTATCATACTCTTGTGGGGAGGTTGTTTGGTTTGTGTTTTGCATTCTTCCCTCCACAAGCCAAAGTCGCTTCATTTGGTTTCCACTGTGTGGACAGTACCGGTGCTTGCCAGAGGGATCTCGGGCTGGAGGAGCCCCGGTCCCAGCCGTGACAAAGCAGAGACGCTGTTCTCCTGGTTCTTGTGCAACCTCAGCAGGGCAGAACCCTCAGCAGGGAGGAGGGTGGTGTTCAGGAGAGGGGCAGCGTACGTTCTCCTGCCTGGGCAGGGCCCGAAGCCTTATGTGAAGGCTGTGGAGAAGCAGCCATCGCCCTCACCCTGGGCAAGGGGAGCCTGCTGGGCGGACACCACCAGCCACCCCCTGGCCTGCAAGCAATGCCGCAGGTGCCCGAGGAGACGGAGATCCCCGGGGCCAGGAGCCAGTCTGGTCTTTCCGAG includes the following:
- the SH3PXD2A gene encoding SH3 and PX domain-containing protein 2A isoform X2 yields the protein MLSYCVQDATVVDVEKRRNPSKHYVYIINVTWSDSTSQTIYRRYSKFFDLQMQLLDKFPIEGGQKDPKQRIIPFLPGKILFRRSHIRDVAVKRLKPIDEYCRALVRLPPHISQCDEVFRFFEARPEDVNPPKEDYGSSKRKSDEDLKRKTDLPQARRNSASTFGLELQLFLASPACQPTPSDCGLTKRPQSLWLSSWAESPKKNVTGADTHAEPMILEQYVVVSNYKKQENSELSLQAGEVVDVIEKNESGWWFVSTSEEQGWVPATYLEAQNGTRDDSDINTSKTGEEEKYVTVQPYTSQSKDEIGFEKGVTVEVIRKNLEGWWYIRYLGKEGWAPASYLKKAKDDLPARKKNLAGPVEIIGNIMEISNLLNKKASGDKETTPAEGEGPEAPITKKEISLPILCNASNGSALGVPERTVSKLAQGSPAVARIAPQRAQISSPNLRTRPPPRRESSLGFQLPKPPEPPSVEVEYYTIAEFQSCISDGISFRGGQKAEVIDKNSGGWWYVQIGEKEGWAPASYIDKRKKPNLSRRTSTLTRPKVPPPAPPSKPKEAEEGLAGAGESQDSPPRLRYEEPEYDIPAFGFDSEPELSEEPAEDGGSGDRRPGQPRRPSPAFSLQRARFKVGGSAEDVALEEETIYENEGFRACAEDALSARRSSRDSDSPGGSPLSLARKNSPKSGSPKSSSLLKLKAEKNAQAELGKNHSSASFSSSITINTTCSSSSSSSSSSLSKNSGDLKPRSASDAGIRGTPKVGARKDADLKTGLTSCARAKPSVRPKPFLNRTESQSQEKMDISTLRRQLRPTGQLRGGLKGSKSEDSELPPQMAFEGPSEGSRRGSADLITLPAATPPCPTKKGWEGQATSYTTCSAYQKVQDSEISFPAGVEVQVLEKLESGWWYVRFGELEGWAPSHYLVLCENEQFDPPGKELDTVATKSKQNEGKSDSLEKIEKRVQALNTVNQSKRATPPIPSKPPGGFVKTSGAGAVKMRNGVRQVAVRPQSVFVSPPPKDSNLSCALRRNESLTATDGLRGVRRNSSFSTARSAAAEAKGRLVERAASQGSDPPLLPTQRNGIPVSPVRPKPIEKSQFIHNNLKDVYVSIADYEGDEETAGFQEGVSMEVLERNPNGWWYCQILDGVKPFKGWVPSNYLEKKN
- the SH3PXD2A gene encoding SH3 and PX domain-containing protein 2A isoform X1 codes for the protein MLSYCVQDATVVDVEKRRNPSKHYVYIINVTWSDSTSQTIYRRYSKFFDLQMQLLDKFPIEGGQKDPKQRIIPFLPGKILFRRSHIRDVAVKRLKPIDEYCRALVRLPPHISQCDEVFRFFEARPEDVNPPKEDYGSSKRKSDEDLKRKTDLPQARRNSASTFGLELQLFLASPACQPTPSDCGLTKRPQSLWLSSWAESPKKNVTGADTHAEPMILEQYVVVSNYKKQENSELSLQAGEVVDVIEKNESGWWFVSTSEEQGWVPATYLEAQNGTRDDSDINTSKTGEVSKRRKAHLRRLDRRWTLGGMVNRQHSREEKYVTVQPYTSQSKDEIGFEKGVTVEVIRKNLEGWWYIRYLGKEGWAPASYLKKAKDDLPARKKNLAGPVEIIGNIMEISNLLNKKASGDKETTPAEGEGPEAPITKKEISLPILCNASNGSALGVPERTVSKLAQGSPAVARIAPQRAQISSPNLRTRPPPRRESSLGFQLPKPPEPPSVEVEYYTIAEFQSCISDGISFRGGQKAEVIDKNSGGWWYVQIGEKEGWAPASYIDKRKKPNLSRRTSTLTRPKVPPPAPPSKPKEAEEGLAGAGESQDSPPRLRYEEPEYDIPAFGFDSEPELSEEPAEDGGSGDRRPGQPRRPSPAFSLQRARFKVGGSAEDVALEEETIYENEGFRACAEDALSARRSSRDSDSPGGSPLSLARKNSPKSGSPKSSSLLKLKAEKNAQAELGKNHSSASFSSSITINTTCSSSSSSSSSSLSKNSGDLKPRSASDAGIRGTPKVGARKDADLKTGLTSCARAKPSVRPKPFLNRTESQSQEKMDISTLRRQLRPTGQLRGGLKGSKSEDSELPPQMAFEGPSEGSRRGSADLITLPAATPPCPTKKGWEGQATSYTTCSAYQKVQDSEISFPAGVEVQVLEKLESGWWYVRFGELEGWAPSHYLVLCENEQFDPPGKELDTVATKSKQNEGKSDSLEKIEKRVQALNTVNQSKRATPPIPSKPPGGFVKTSGAGAVKMRNGVRQVAVRPQSVFVSPPPKDSNLSCALRRNESLTATDGLRGVRRNSSFSTARSAAAEAKGRLVERAASQGSDPPLLPTQRNGIPVSPVRPKPIEKSQFIHNNLKDVYVSIADYEGDEETAGFQEGVSMEVLERNPNGWWYCQILDGVKPFKGWVPSNYLEKKN
- the SH3PXD2A gene encoding SH3 and PX domain-containing protein 2A isoform X3, which translates into the protein MQLLDKFPIEGGQKDPKQRIIPFLPGKILFRRSHIRDVAVKRLKPIDEYCRALVRLPPHISQCDEVFRFFEARPEDVNPPKEDYGSSKRKSDEDLKRKTDLPQARRNSASTFGLELQLFLASPACQPTPSDCGLTKRPQSLWLSSWAESPKKNVTGADTHAEPMILEQYVVVSNYKKQENSELSLQAGEVVDVIEKNESGWWFVSTSEEQGWVPATYLEAQNGTRDDSDINTSKTGEVSKRRKAHLRRLDRRWTLGGMVNRQHSREEKYVTVQPYTSQSKDEIGFEKGVTVEVIRKNLEGWWYIRYLGKEGWAPASYLKKAKDDLPARKKNLAGPVEIIGNIMEISNLLNKKASGDKETTPAEGEGPEAPITKKEISLPILCNASNGSALGVPERTVSKLAQGSPAVARIAPQRAQISSPNLRTRPPPRRESSLGFQLPKPPEPPSVEVEYYTIAEFQSCISDGISFRGGQKAEVIDKNSGGWWYVQIGEKEGWAPASYIDKRKKPNLSRRTSTLTRPKVPPPAPPSKPKEAEEGLAGAGESQDSPPRLRYEEPEYDIPAFGFDSEPELSEEPAEDGGSGDRRPGQPRRPSPAFSLQRARFKVGGSAEDVALEEETIYENEGFRACAEDALSARRSSRDSDSPGGSPLSLARKNSPKSGSPKSSSLLKLKAEKNAQAELGKNHSSASFSSSITINTTCSSSSSSSSSSLSKNSGDLKPRSASDAGIRGTPKVGARKDADLKTGLTSCARAKPSVRPKPFLNRTESQSQEKMDISTLRRQLRPTGQLRGGLKGSKSEDSELPPQMAFEGPSEGSRRGSADLITLPAATPPCPTKKGWEGQATSYTTCSAYQKVQDSEISFPAGVEVQVLEKLESGWWYVRFGELEGWAPSHYLVLCENEQFDPPGKELDTVATKSKQNEGKSDSLEKIEKRVQALNTVNQSKRATPPIPSKPPGGFVKTSGAGAVKMRNGVRQVAVRPQSVFVSPPPKDSNLSCALRRNESLTATDGLRGVRRNSSFSTARSAAAEAKGRLVERAASQGSDPPLLPTQRNGIPVSPVRPKPIEKSQFIHNNLKDVYVSIADYEGDEETAGFQEGVSMEVLERNPNGWWYCQILDGVKPFKGWVPSNYLEKKN